In one window of Campylobacter coli DNA:
- a CDS encoding response regulator transcription factor — translation MINVLMIEDDPDFAQLLSEYLTQFNIKITNFENPKEALNVGIQGYDCLILDLTLPGIDGLEVCREIRQKYNIPIIISSARGDLSDKVVGLQIGADDYLPKPYDPKEMHARIMSLIRRTKRAENTSNENINSAFKIDERKHEITYQNKVLTLTPAEYEILEYLIQQHGYSVSREQLVSRCKNLKDKDSKSLDVIIGRLRTKINDSSKSPKHIFSVRGIGYKLIG, via the coding sequence ATGATTAATGTGTTGATGATAGAAGATGATCCTGATTTTGCTCAATTATTGTCAGAATATTTAACTCAATTTAATATCAAAATCACAAATTTTGAAAATCCTAAAGAAGCTTTAAATGTAGGTATACAAGGCTATGATTGTTTAATCTTAGATTTAACTCTACCTGGAATAGACGGACTTGAAGTTTGTAGAGAAATCAGACAAAAATACAATATTCCCATCATCATTTCATCTGCTAGAGGAGATTTGAGTGATAAAGTAGTAGGACTTCAAATCGGTGCAGATGATTATTTGCCAAAACCTTATGATCCAAAAGAAATGCACGCAAGAATCATGAGTCTTATTCGTCGCACAAAAAGAGCTGAAAATACTAGCAATGAAAATATCAATTCAGCTTTTAAAATCGATGAAAGAAAACACGAAATCACTTATCAAAACAAGGTCTTAACTTTAACTCCTGCCGAATATGAAATTTTAGAATACCTCATACAGCAACACGGATATAGCGTATCAAGAGAACAACTTGTAAGTCGCTGTAAAAATCTTAAAGATAAAGACTCTAAAAGCCTTGATGTTATCATCGGTCGTTTAAGAACTAAGATAAATGATAGTTCTAAATCTCCAAAACATATATTTTCAGTTAGAGGTATAGGATATAAACTTATAGGATGA
- a CDS encoding major outer membrane protein encodes MKLVKLSLVAALAAGAFSVANATPLEEAIKDIDVSGVLRYRYETGTFDNNFGQNVRGSLNDSKQEHKYRAQINLSGAIADNFKAFVQLDYNSKDGGYGADSFSNTSDTLNVRQLYLTYTDENVATSVILGKQQLNTIWSDNAIDGLVGTGIKVVNNSIDGLTLAAFAVDSSNEQVGAEWDQTANNGAGAFNPGNRYGDGDASGVLNWGKNIYGAAAIGSYEVFNGQLNPQLWLAYMTDNAFLYAVDAAYSTTIFDGVNWTLEGAYLGNSLDNELKDAGLGNGNFLALNGGIEVNGWDATLGGLYYGKKDKGTLTVIEDQGNIGSLLAGEEIFYTQGSRLNGDTGRNIFGYVKAGYTFNETVRVGGDFVFGGTKADIGGGGGDKLEAVARVDYKYSPKLNFSAWYSYVNFDKNDGDADHNTVRLQALYKF; translated from the coding sequence ATGAAACTAGTTAAACTTAGTTTAGTAGCAGCTCTTGCTGCAGGTGCTTTCTCAGTGGCTAATGCTACTCCACTTGAAGAAGCGATCAAAGATATCGATGTATCAGGTGTTTTAAGATACAGATACGAAACAGGTACTTTTGATAACAATTTTGGTCAAAATGTAAGAGGTAGCCTTAATGATAGCAAGCAAGAGCACAAATATAGAGCGCAAATCAATCTAAGCGGTGCTATAGCGGATAACTTCAAAGCTTTCGTTCAACTTGACTACAATTCAAAAGATGGTGGTTATGGAGCAGATAGCTTTAGCAACACAAGTGATACTTTAAATGTTCGCCAATTATACTTAACTTACACAGATGAAAATGTAGCTACAAGTGTAATCCTAGGTAAACAACAACTCAACACCATCTGGTCAGACAATGCAATCGATGGTTTAGTAGGAACAGGTATCAAAGTAGTAAATAACAGCATCGATGGTTTAACCCTAGCTGCTTTTGCTGTTGATAGCTCAAATGAACAAGTAGGAGCGGAATGGGATCAAACTGCTAATAATGGTGCTGGTGCATTTAACCCAGGTAATAGATATGGCGATGGTGATGCAAGCGGTGTTTTAAATTGGGGTAAAAATATTTATGGTGCTGCTGCTATCGGTTCTTATGAAGTATTTAATGGTCAATTAAACCCACAATTATGGTTAGCTTATATGACTGACAATGCTTTCTTATATGCTGTAGATGCAGCTTATAGCACTACTATCTTTGATGGAGTAAATTGGACTCTTGAAGGTGCTTATTTAGGAAACAGCCTTGACAATGAACTCAAAGATGCTGGCTTAGGAAATGGTAACTTCCTTGCTTTAAATGGTGGTATTGAAGTAAATGGCTGGGATGCAACTCTTGGTGGTTTATACTACGGTAAAAAAGATAAAGGTACTCTAACTGTAATCGAAGATCAAGGAAATATCGGATCTTTACTTGCAGGTGAAGAAATTTTCTATACTCAAGGTTCAAGACTAAATGGTGACACAGGTAGAAATATCTTCGGATATGTTAAAGCAGGATATACCTTCAACGAAACAGTTCGTGTAGGTGGTGACTTCGTATTCGGCGGAACTAAAGCAGACATCGGTGGCGGTGGCGGAGACAAACTTGAAGCAGTTGCAAGAGTAGATTATAAATACTCTCCAAAACTTAACTTCTCAGCATGGTACTCTTATGTAAATTTTGATAAAAATGATGGAGATGCTGATCACAATACTGTAAGACTTCAAGCTCTTTACAAATTCTAA
- the dnaJ gene encoding molecular chaperone DnaJ, whose product MELSYYEILEITQSADKDTIKKAYRKMALKYHPDRNQGDKEAEDKFKLVNEAYEVLSNEEKRAIYDRYGKDALKGGGFGSGGAGFGGFEDLGDIFSSFFGGGFGGSSQRRKKSSDEKFQAELVVNLKLTFKEAVFGCKKNIDFTYKSSCKTCSGTGAKDGKLQTCPKCKGRGQVGISQGFITFAQTCPDCKGSGESASEKCKDCKGRGYEELKDSVEVNIPEGIDNGMNLRVAAKGNLSKSGNRGDLYVKVIVEEDDTFIRDDEDIYIEFPVFFTQAILGQSIKVPTIRGEATLNLPKGAKDGQRFVLEREGVKDVHSSRIGNQIVQIAIKFPNSLNDEQKELLEKLSESFGIKDGMHHEQKGLFEKITHWFKS is encoded by the coding sequence ATGGAGTTAAGCTACTATGAAATTTTAGAAATTACTCAGAGTGCTGATAAAGATACCATTAAAAAAGCTTATAGAAAAATGGCTTTAAAATACCACCCCGATAGAAATCAAGGAGATAAAGAAGCTGAAGATAAATTCAAGCTTGTAAATGAAGCTTATGAAGTTTTAAGCAATGAAGAAAAACGCGCTATTTATGATAGATATGGTAAAGATGCTTTAAAGGGTGGCGGTTTTGGATCAGGGGGAGCAGGTTTTGGTGGCTTTGAAGATTTGGGTGATATTTTTTCTAGTTTTTTTGGTGGTGGCTTTGGTGGATCATCGCAACGCCGCAAAAAATCAAGTGATGAAAAATTTCAAGCTGAACTTGTGGTGAATTTAAAACTTACTTTTAAAGAAGCGGTGTTTGGCTGTAAAAAAAATATAGATTTTACCTACAAATCTTCATGTAAAACTTGTAGTGGAACAGGAGCTAAGGATGGAAAGCTTCAAACTTGTCCAAAATGTAAGGGTAGGGGACAAGTAGGAATTTCTCAAGGTTTTATCACTTTTGCGCAAACTTGTCCTGATTGTAAGGGTAGTGGAGAAAGTGCAAGTGAGAAATGTAAAGATTGTAAGGGTAGGGGCTATGAAGAGCTTAAGGATAGTGTAGAAGTAAACATCCCTGAAGGTATAGACAATGGCATGAATTTAAGAGTTGCAGCTAAAGGCAATCTTAGCAAAAGTGGCAATAGAGGGGATTTGTATGTTAAAGTTATCGTTGAAGAGGATGATACTTTTATAAGAGATGATGAGGATATTTATATAGAATTTCCAGTATTTTTTACTCAAGCCATATTAGGACAAAGTATAAAGGTGCCTACCATACGAGGGGAGGCGACTTTAAATTTGCCAAAGGGTGCAAAAGATGGGCAAAGATTTGTGCTTGAAAGAGAGGGAGTAAAAGATGTGCATAGTTCTCGCATAGGCAATCAAATCGTGCAAATTGCTATCAAATTTCCAAATTCACTCAATGATGAGCAAAAAGAACTTTTAGAAAAACTCAGTGAAAGTTTTGGGATAAAAGATGGTATGCACCATGAGCAAAAAGGATTGTTTGAAAAAATAACCCATTGGTTTAAATCTTAA
- the recR gene encoding recombination mediator RecR produces the protein MTHKGVEKFNELVESFANLPTIGKKTAIRLAYHICTANQLEGMKLAHNIENAIRFIKPCQQCGALSENELCEICTDEERDKNFLCIVQSPKDVLVIEESKSYGGLYFVLDDLNDEKLAQLRQMILKLQSKELIFAFTHNLNSDAMIFYIEDKLKDLNLQFSKIAQGIPSGVNLENVDFISLNKAINFRTKV, from the coding sequence ATGACACATAAGGGTGTAGAAAAATTTAACGAACTTGTAGAAAGTTTTGCAAATTTGCCCACTATCGGTAAAAAAACTGCTATTCGCCTTGCTTATCATATCTGCACAGCAAATCAACTTGAAGGTATGAAACTCGCACACAATATAGAAAATGCCATACGCTTTATAAAACCTTGTCAGCAATGCGGAGCTTTAAGTGAAAATGAACTTTGCGAAATTTGCACCGATGAAGAAAGGGATAAGAATTTCTTATGTATAGTGCAAAGTCCTAAAGATGTTTTGGTTATAGAAGAAAGTAAAAGCTATGGGGGTTTGTATTTTGTCTTAGATGATTTAAACGATGAAAAACTCGCCCAGCTAAGGCAAATGATACTAAAATTACAAAGCAAAGAACTCATTTTTGCTTTTACTCACAATTTAAATTCCGATGCAATGATTTTTTATATAGAAGATAAACTTAAGGATTTAAATTTGCAATTTAGCAAAATCGCGCAGGGTATTCCAAGTGGAGTTAATTTGGAAAATGTTGACTTTATATCTCTAAATAAAGCCATTAATTTTCGTACTAAGGTTTAA
- a CDS encoding ArsS family sensor histidine kinase, translating into MTKNYSIYTKLVILFVVTFFLVCVLFIVLLKIESNTYSEEEGFKQESFIKNIINSYGNSSGVDIGAHLNNSGFVAIQNDYFVKIVRIDGQNLFRAGNGENSCTLSSLKYQNKLYLDVQCKDFNALFEEDTNNRVYNLLLIGFFFFSFLVVFMYFSVLKSLEPLKKLRRQVAEVANGGKPDFENYQQDEVGKIAFEFQKAFKKNQELIQSRQLFLRTIMHELKTPIGKGRIISEMLKEEKQKERLIDIFLRMDSLINEFAKIENLFSKNYNLQFKPVHFSTILNEAKDYLMRDDFNKVVKLNLKHDALINVDMEIFPLILKNLIDNALKYSSNGTCELYCCKECFVIKNPGNPLSEPIEHYFEAFTREPYQKVKGMGLGLYIVFEVCKLHNFDIIYFYEEGKHCFKIFFGVKTNNDT; encoded by the coding sequence ATGACAAAAAATTATTCTATTTATACCAAACTTGTTATTTTATTTGTTGTAACCTTCTTTTTAGTTTGTGTTTTATTTATTGTACTTTTAAAAATAGAAAGCAATACTTACAGCGAAGAAGAAGGCTTTAAACAAGAAAGTTTTATAAAAAATATCATCAATTCTTATGGCAATTCTTCTGGGGTTGATATAGGAGCTCATCTTAATAATAGTGGATTTGTTGCCATACAAAATGACTATTTTGTAAAAATCGTAAGGATAGATGGACAAAACCTTTTTCGTGCAGGAAATGGAGAAAATTCCTGTACCCTCTCTTCTTTAAAATATCAAAACAAACTCTATCTTGATGTCCAATGCAAAGATTTCAACGCTTTATTTGAAGAGGATACTAACAATAGAGTGTATAATCTTTTATTAATAGGCTTTTTCTTTTTTTCTTTCTTAGTAGTTTTTATGTATTTTTCAGTATTAAAATCCCTCGAACCGCTCAAAAAATTAAGAAGACAAGTCGCAGAAGTGGCTAATGGTGGAAAACCTGATTTTGAAAACTACCAACAAGATGAAGTAGGTAAAATAGCCTTTGAATTTCAAAAAGCTTTTAAAAAAAATCAAGAACTTATACAATCAAGACAACTTTTTCTACGCACCATCATGCATGAGCTTAAAACTCCTATCGGAAAAGGTAGGATTATATCTGAAATGCTAAAAGAAGAGAAACAAAAAGAAAGATTGATTGATATTTTTTTAAGAATGGATTCGTTGATTAATGAATTTGCAAAAATAGAAAATCTTTTTTCAAAAAACTACAATCTTCAGTTTAAACCTGTACATTTTAGCACTATACTTAATGAAGCCAAAGATTATTTAATGCGTGATGATTTCAATAAAGTTGTCAAGCTTAACTTAAAACACGATGCCTTGATTAATGTAGATATGGAAATTTTTCCTTTGATTTTAAAAAATCTCATTGATAATGCTTTAAAATATTCAAGCAATGGGACTTGTGAGCTTTATTGTTGTAAAGAATGTTTTGTGATAAAAAATCCTGGCAATCCATTAAGTGAGCCTATAGAACATTATTTTGAGGCTTTTACGCGTGAGCCATATCAGAAAGTTAAGGGGATGGGTTTAGGACTTTATATCGTTTTTGAAGTGTGTAAACTACATAATTTTGATATTATTTATTTTTACGAAGAAGGCAAACATTGCTTTAAAATTTTTTTCGGAGTAAAAACAAACAATGACACATAA